The following proteins come from a genomic window of Eleginops maclovinus isolate JMC-PN-2008 ecotype Puerto Natales chromosome 8, JC_Emac_rtc_rv5, whole genome shotgun sequence:
- the pargl gene encoding poly(ADP-ribose) glycohydrolase isoform X1 produces the protein MADGQNSNSSGKVLNPEIMHKGKENSDAAGGESSKPLRQMTEPLQPEVMHKSKDSPELSVGHRNSSQQMKELLQPEIMHEGKASSVQTGCSSPGPLSSGPSTSAPSTSGPFTSGHSSSATSSHAPSSSQDVISVRQAQGDTAARKNREDGPSSCFLLNDMKTLSQGGNKLGSLDFSKTHTVLVDVAVFNCGGGPMPQDGRDLWHSDFVKMPCSPSSTMKTGAVKQSTKIRWEVISKQLSSLAKKTTASVNDLEEAIIKYNPKYKGQWSFDALSSLVTVVPKEDNYLPQLFPKIAALALRLPVLVKKAIPLLKRGHTAAITLSQTQIACLLANAFFCTYPHRNASGPKAEYHNYPSINFTSLFGNWSSRKKEKLRAIMHYFQTVIANEPKGLVTFQKRCLRDTDLPKWGSSNDKMPRLHVTSHGTIETEGTGMLQVDFASSWIGGGVLGSGLVQEEILFVINPELIVSRLFTEKLADNECLVITGSQQFSSYSGFGDSFEWMGPHEERLGRDEWGRLKRQIVAIDALNFKHKRDQYNMITVTRELLKAYCGFKGHRQHEPDIATGNWGCGAFNGDKQLKAVIQLMAAAQAKRGLAFFTFEDENLKQGLQQTYHLLVREGTTVEKLYRLLEDYCAAQTASCDSHVDLFEFIRINITPSSQL, from the exons ATGGCTGACGGCCAAAACAGCAACAGCTCCGGGAAGGTGTTGAATCCCGAAATAATGCACAAGGGCAAAGAAAACTCAG ATGCGGCAGGCGGTGAAAGCAGCAAACCCCTCAGACAGATGACAGAACCGCTTCAGCCTGAAGTGATGCACAAGAGCAAAGACAGCCCAG AATTGTCTGTGGGCCACAGAAACAGCTCCCAGCAGATGAAAGAGTTGCTTCAGCCCGAAATAATGCATGAGGGAAAAGCAAGCTCAGTTCAGACAGGCTGCTCATCCCCTGGACCCCTCTCCTCTGGACCTTCCACCTCTGCTCCTTCCACCTCTGGACCCTTTACCTCTGGACATTCCTCCTCTGCAACCTCTTCCCATGCACCCTCCAGTTCCCAGGATGTTATAAGTGTTAGACAGGCTCAGGGGGATACGGCAGCGAGGAAGAACAGGGAGGACGGCCCTTCATCGTGTTTTCTTCTGAACGATATGAAGACACTTTCACAAGGTGGCAACAAGCTGGGAAGCCTGGACTTCAGCAAAACGCACACTGTCCTTGTAGAT GTGGCTGTTTTCAACTGTGGAGGAGGGCCTATGCCTCAGGACGGAAGAGACTTGTGGCACAGTGACTTTGTGAAGATGCCTTGTTCTCCGTCGAGTACCATGAAGACTGGAGCAGTGAAG CAATCCACCAAGATTAGGTGGGAAGTGATCTCCAAGCAGCTGAGCTCTCTGGCCAAGAAGACGACAGCAAGCGTCAATGATTTGGAG GAGGCTATCATCAAATATAACCCCAAGTACAAAGGTCAGTGGTCCTTTGATGCCCTCTCCAGCTTGGTTACA GTTGTCCCGAAAGAAGATAATTACTTGCCCCAACTGTTTCCAAAGATCGCTGCACTGGCCTTGAGGCTGCCTGTGCTCGTGAAGAAG GCAATCCCACTGCTTAAGAGAGGACACACCGCCGCCATCACCCTTTCTCAAACTCAGATAGCCTGCCTGCTCGCCAATGCATTTTTCTGCACTTACCCTCACCGCAACGCCTCCGGTCCTAAAGCAGAGTACCACAACTACCCCTCCATCAACTTCACCAG TCTATTTGGTAACTGGTCATCCCGGAAGAAGGAGAAGCTGAGGGCCATCATGCATTACTTTCAGACAGTTATAG CCAATGAACCAAAAGGACTGGTGACTTTTCAGAAACGCTGCCTCAGAGACACCGACTTACCCAAATGGGGAAG CTCTAACGACAAGATGCCTAGACTGCACGTTACATCTCATGGCACCATTGAGACTGAAGGCACAGGAATGCTACAG gtgGATTTCGCCTCCAGCTGGATAGGTGGAGGTGTGCTTGGTTCTGGTCTGGTGCAGGAGGAGATCCTGTTCGTCATAAATCCAGAGCTGATCGTGTCCCGCCTCTTCACTGAGAAACTTGCAGACAATGAGTGTCTGGTCATTACAG GCTCTCAGCAGTTCAGCAGTTACTCTGGTTTCGGGGACAGCTTCGAGTGGATGGGCCCTCATGAGGAGCGCCTCGGAAG AGATGAGTGGGGTCGACTGAAGAGGCAGATCGTAGCCATCGACGCTTTGAACTTCAAACACAAAAGGGATCAGTACAACATGATCACTGTCACACGGGAACTACTCAAg GCGTACTGCGGATTTAAGGGTCATCGGCAACATGAGCCCGACATCGCTACAGGCAACTGGGGCTGTGGAGCTTTCAATGGAGATAAACAACTGAAAG CTGTGATCCAGCTGatggcagcagcacaggcaAAGAGAGGTCTGGCCTTCTTCACCTTTGAGGATGAAAATCTGAAGCAAGGCCTGCAGCAGACGTACCACCTGCTGGTCAGAGAAGGAACTACAGTTG AGAAACTGTACAGACTCCTCGAAGACTACTGTGCTGCTCAGACAGCGTCCTGCGATTCACATGTTGATCTGTTTGAGTTCATCAGGATCAACATCACACCTTCCAGTCAGCTGTGA
- the pargl gene encoding poly(ADP-ribose) glycohydrolase isoform X2: MKELLQPEIMHEGKASSVQTGCSSPGPLSSGPSTSAPSTSGPFTSGHSSSATSSHAPSSSQDVISVRQAQGDTAARKNREDGPSSCFLLNDMKTLSQGGNKLGSLDFSKTHTVLVDVAVFNCGGGPMPQDGRDLWHSDFVKMPCSPSSTMKTGAVKQSTKIRWEVISKQLSSLAKKTTASVNDLEEAIIKYNPKYKGQWSFDALSSLVTVVPKEDNYLPQLFPKIAALALRLPVLVKKAIPLLKRGHTAAITLSQTQIACLLANAFFCTYPHRNASGPKAEYHNYPSINFTSLFGNWSSRKKEKLRAIMHYFQTVIANEPKGLVTFQKRCLRDTDLPKWGSSNDKMPRLHVTSHGTIETEGTGMLQVDFASSWIGGGVLGSGLVQEEILFVINPELIVSRLFTEKLADNECLVITGSQQFSSYSGFGDSFEWMGPHEERLGRDEWGRLKRQIVAIDALNFKHKRDQYNMITVTRELLKAYCGFKGHRQHEPDIATGNWGCGAFNGDKQLKAVIQLMAAAQAKRGLAFFTFEDENLKQGLQQTYHLLVREGTTVEKLYRLLEDYCAAQTASCDSHVDLFEFIRINITPSSQL, encoded by the exons ATGAAAGAGTTGCTTCAGCCCGAAATAATGCATGAGGGAAAAGCAAGCTCAGTTCAGACAGGCTGCTCATCCCCTGGACCCCTCTCCTCTGGACCTTCCACCTCTGCTCCTTCCACCTCTGGACCCTTTACCTCTGGACATTCCTCCTCTGCAACCTCTTCCCATGCACCCTCCAGTTCCCAGGATGTTATAAGTGTTAGACAGGCTCAGGGGGATACGGCAGCGAGGAAGAACAGGGAGGACGGCCCTTCATCGTGTTTTCTTCTGAACGATATGAAGACACTTTCACAAGGTGGCAACAAGCTGGGAAGCCTGGACTTCAGCAAAACGCACACTGTCCTTGTAGAT GTGGCTGTTTTCAACTGTGGAGGAGGGCCTATGCCTCAGGACGGAAGAGACTTGTGGCACAGTGACTTTGTGAAGATGCCTTGTTCTCCGTCGAGTACCATGAAGACTGGAGCAGTGAAG CAATCCACCAAGATTAGGTGGGAAGTGATCTCCAAGCAGCTGAGCTCTCTGGCCAAGAAGACGACAGCAAGCGTCAATGATTTGGAG GAGGCTATCATCAAATATAACCCCAAGTACAAAGGTCAGTGGTCCTTTGATGCCCTCTCCAGCTTGGTTACA GTTGTCCCGAAAGAAGATAATTACTTGCCCCAACTGTTTCCAAAGATCGCTGCACTGGCCTTGAGGCTGCCTGTGCTCGTGAAGAAG GCAATCCCACTGCTTAAGAGAGGACACACCGCCGCCATCACCCTTTCTCAAACTCAGATAGCCTGCCTGCTCGCCAATGCATTTTTCTGCACTTACCCTCACCGCAACGCCTCCGGTCCTAAAGCAGAGTACCACAACTACCCCTCCATCAACTTCACCAG TCTATTTGGTAACTGGTCATCCCGGAAGAAGGAGAAGCTGAGGGCCATCATGCATTACTTTCAGACAGTTATAG CCAATGAACCAAAAGGACTGGTGACTTTTCAGAAACGCTGCCTCAGAGACACCGACTTACCCAAATGGGGAAG CTCTAACGACAAGATGCCTAGACTGCACGTTACATCTCATGGCACCATTGAGACTGAAGGCACAGGAATGCTACAG gtgGATTTCGCCTCCAGCTGGATAGGTGGAGGTGTGCTTGGTTCTGGTCTGGTGCAGGAGGAGATCCTGTTCGTCATAAATCCAGAGCTGATCGTGTCCCGCCTCTTCACTGAGAAACTTGCAGACAATGAGTGTCTGGTCATTACAG GCTCTCAGCAGTTCAGCAGTTACTCTGGTTTCGGGGACAGCTTCGAGTGGATGGGCCCTCATGAGGAGCGCCTCGGAAG AGATGAGTGGGGTCGACTGAAGAGGCAGATCGTAGCCATCGACGCTTTGAACTTCAAACACAAAAGGGATCAGTACAACATGATCACTGTCACACGGGAACTACTCAAg GCGTACTGCGGATTTAAGGGTCATCGGCAACATGAGCCCGACATCGCTACAGGCAACTGGGGCTGTGGAGCTTTCAATGGAGATAAACAACTGAAAG CTGTGATCCAGCTGatggcagcagcacaggcaAAGAGAGGTCTGGCCTTCTTCACCTTTGAGGATGAAAATCTGAAGCAAGGCCTGCAGCAGACGTACCACCTGCTGGTCAGAGAAGGAACTACAGTTG AGAAACTGTACAGACTCCTCGAAGACTACTGTGCTGCTCAGACAGCGTCCTGCGATTCACATGTTGATCTGTTTGAGTTCATCAGGATCAACATCACACCTTCCAGTCAGCTGTGA